One genomic window of Phycisphaerales bacterium includes the following:
- a CDS encoding VTT domain-containing protein, with protein MTKPDQPSDAEHAPTKDAEASQAAESESTASEQESTEKKEGFVSFFKRLGPAGVLAIAWTAMPPLGGILLLAFIGDISAWLETHQLMGVVLYSVLFMFSAGFGALPTYSQALLGGWAFGPVVGFLAAWAGFVGASLIGYTIARTISKRRVEKMIDENAKARAVRDALIGHGLVRTTAIVALIRVPPNSPFALTNLAMAASGVRLVPYVVGTALGMAPRTFAAVWLASEGAKRGDNLVDLFKRDRLEIIIALVVTFAVLGVIGYIAKRALEKVSGAQPKPVKAE; from the coding sequence ATGACCAAGCCCGACCAGCCCAGCGACGCCGAGCACGCCCCGACGAAGGATGCGGAGGCGAGCCAGGCGGCCGAGAGCGAGAGCACGGCGTCGGAGCAGGAGTCGACGGAGAAAAAAGAGGGCTTCGTCTCGTTCTTCAAGCGGCTGGGGCCCGCCGGAGTCCTCGCCATCGCGTGGACGGCGATGCCGCCGCTTGGGGGGATCTTGCTGCTGGCCTTCATCGGCGACATCTCGGCCTGGCTCGAGACACACCAACTGATGGGCGTGGTGCTGTACTCGGTGCTGTTCATGTTCAGCGCCGGGTTTGGGGCGCTGCCGACGTACTCGCAGGCGTTGCTCGGCGGGTGGGCGTTCGGGCCCGTCGTCGGCTTCCTCGCGGCGTGGGCTGGCTTCGTCGGCGCGTCGCTGATCGGGTACACGATCGCGCGGACCATCTCGAAGCGCCGCGTCGAGAAGATGATCGACGAAAACGCCAAGGCCCGGGCCGTGCGGGACGCACTCATCGGGCACGGCCTGGTGCGAACGACCGCGATCGTGGCGCTCATCCGCGTGCCGCCCAACTCGCCTTTTGCGCTCACGAACCTGGCGATGGCCGCTTCGGGCGTCAGGCTCGTGCCCTACGTGGTCGGGACGGCCCTGGGCATGGCGCCGCGTACGTTCGCGGCGGTGTGGCTGGCCTCCGAGGGCGCCAAGCGCGGCGACAACCTCGTCGACTTGTTCAAGCGAGACAGGCTGGAGATCATCATCGCGCTCGTGGTGACGTTTGCCGTGCTGGGCGT
- a CDS encoding MBL fold metallo-hydrolase, whose amino-acid sequence MLPKPPPREPSLGFIYSPPYRVQGISIAGEATAIQVPELDVCFDMGACPRPMLASPICALSHGHMDHVGGLAYYLSQRQFQGMGTGAIACDARIEGDIRRMVEGYVGLERQRTPYEIHPLEDGQSHLLKPNHYLRGFHTEHTAPSMGYVVYEKRTKLKEDFVGLPQEKLVELKKRGEEITRSFEVPLVAYTGDTLPGAHLLRADVREARIVIAECTFFEKGHHKRSRIGMHMHVDDIAQWLPLLNCQMLILGHISRRTQLGDVRQALEERLDPEQLARVRVLMDHRANRHEYERLVAESNEQSSEK is encoded by the coding sequence ATGCTGCCCAAGCCCCCGCCGCGTGAGCCCTCCCTGGGCTTCATCTACTCGCCGCCCTACCGCGTCCAGGGCATCTCGATCGCCGGCGAGGCGACCGCGATCCAGGTCCCCGAGCTCGACGTGTGCTTCGACATGGGCGCGTGCCCAAGGCCGATGCTGGCCAGCCCCATCTGCGCGCTCAGCCACGGCCACATGGACCACGTGGGCGGCCTGGCCTACTACCTCAGCCAGCGGCAGTTCCAGGGCATGGGCACCGGAGCCATCGCCTGCGACGCACGCATCGAGGGCGACATCCGCCGCATGGTCGAGGGCTACGTCGGCCTCGAACGCCAGCGCACGCCCTACGAGATCCACCCCCTCGAAGACGGCCAGAGCCACCTTCTGAAGCCCAACCACTACCTTCGCGGCTTCCACACCGAGCACACGGCCCCCTCGATGGGGTACGTCGTCTACGAGAAGCGCACCAAGCTCAAGGAAGACTTCGTCGGCCTGCCACAGGAGAAGCTCGTCGAGCTCAAAAAGCGCGGCGAAGAGATCACCCGCAGCTTCGAGGTGCCCCTGGTGGCCTACACGGGCGACACGCTGCCCGGGGCCCACCTGCTCCGCGCCGACGTCCGCGAGGCCCGGATCGTCATCGCCGAGTGCACGTTCTTCGAGAAGGGCCACCACAAGCGGTCACGCATCGGCATGCACATGCACGTGGACGACATCGCCCAATGGCTGCCGCTGCTGAACTGCCAGATGCTCATCCTGGGCCACATCTCCCGCCGCACGCAGTTGGGGGATGTCCGTCAGGCGCTCGAAGAGCGGCTCGACCCCGAGCAACTTGCGCGCGTCCGCGTGCTCATGGACCATCGAGCCAACCGCCACGAGTACGAACGGCTGGTCGCCGAGTCGAACGAACAGTCCAGCGAAAAGTAG
- the dnaA gene encoding chromosomal replication initiator protein DnaA, which translates to MGFVSSNGSSSGSGQDSHSGRPEAVTLWTEALATVRSEQPTLVRVWFDELEPVALASGLLTVRCASDVQRDHMERDYAGMFTQAARLASGQLVNVRFVGPQGQAAPAVRNARQLAINADNTFKNFIIGPGNRLAHAAAQAVAEEPGMRYNPLFIHGDVGLGKTHLLQSICIRIKDQHPDWVIEYVSCDEFTSQFMEAVQAGRMGDFRNEFRQVNMLVIDDVHFLAKRDRTQEEFFHTFNALYQTNRQIVLSSDAPPEDIPDLEDRLVSRFKWGLVTAVEAPDYETRIAIVKTKARLRGLTLGEGVAEHVAACIDSNIRELEGAITNLQIRSSVDGQDIDLDLARKTIAAPEKTDAATSATMQAVLDAAISFYGVKLSDLQAKKKTRSIARPRQVVMYLARKHTRHSLEEIGGYLGGRDHTTVMHGAKTVAELRDTDPQFAGELERLESRIVGSQQG; encoded by the coding sequence ATGGGGTTCGTCTCGTCCAACGGCTCGTCAAGCGGATCGGGGCAAGACTCGCACAGCGGCCGGCCCGAGGCGGTGACGCTGTGGACCGAAGCCCTCGCGACGGTCCGTTCGGAGCAGCCCACGCTAGTGCGCGTGTGGTTCGACGAGCTCGAGCCCGTCGCGTTGGCGTCGGGCCTGCTGACGGTGCGGTGCGCCAGCGACGTGCAGCGCGACCACATGGAGCGAGACTACGCCGGCATGTTCACCCAGGCCGCCCGGCTCGCCTCGGGCCAGCTGGTCAACGTCCGGTTCGTCGGGCCCCAGGGCCAGGCAGCCCCGGCCGTCCGAAACGCGCGACAGCTCGCGATCAACGCCGACAACACCTTCAAGAACTTCATCATCGGCCCGGGCAACCGCCTGGCGCACGCCGCCGCGCAGGCCGTGGCCGAAGAGCCCGGCATGCGGTACAACCCGCTGTTCATCCACGGCGACGTCGGCCTGGGCAAGACGCACCTGCTGCAGTCGATCTGCATCCGGATCAAGGACCAGCACCCCGACTGGGTCATCGAGTACGTCTCGTGCGACGAGTTCACGAGCCAGTTCATGGAGGCGGTGCAGGCCGGACGGATGGGCGACTTCCGCAACGAGTTTCGGCAGGTCAACATGCTGGTGATCGACGACGTGCACTTCCTGGCCAAGCGCGATCGGACGCAGGAAGAGTTCTTCCACACGTTCAACGCGCTCTACCAGACCAACCGCCAGATCGTGCTGAGCTCCGACGCGCCGCCCGAGGACATCCCCGACCTCGAAGATCGCCTGGTCAGCCGGTTCAAGTGGGGCCTGGTCACCGCCGTCGAGGCCCCCGACTACGAGACGCGCATCGCCATCGTCAAGACCAAGGCCCGCCTGCGGGGCCTGACGCTGGGCGAGGGCGTTGCAGAGCACGTGGCGGCCTGCATCGACTCGAACATCCGCGAGCTCGAGGGCGCCATCACGAACCTCCAGATCCGCTCGTCGGTCGACGGCCAGGACATCGACCTCGACCTGGCACGCAAGACGATCGCCGCCCCGGAGAAGACCGACGCGGCCACCAGCGCCACCATGCAGGCGGTGCTCGACGCGGCCATCAGCTTCTACGGCGTCAAGCTCAGCGACCTGCAGGCCAAGAAGAAGACGCGGTCGATCGCCCGCCCCAGGCAGGTCGTGATGTACCTGGCCCGCAAGCACACGCGACACTCGCTCGAAGAGATCGGCGGCTACCTCGGCGGGCGAGACCACACGACCGTCATGCACGGCGCCAAGACGGTGGCCGAACTCCGGGACACCGACCCGCAGTTCGCCGGCGAACTCGAGCGGCTGGAGTCGCGCATCGTGGGTTCTCAGCAAGGCTGA
- a CDS encoding ATP-dependent Clp protease proteolytic subunit, whose amino-acid sequence MSVESNYLVPIVIEKTGRGERSYDIYSRLLKDRIIFLGGPVMDDMANLIVAQLLFLANEDPEGDVHLYVNSPGGSVTSGLGIIDTMNFIQPDVRTYIIGQASSMGSVIAASGAKGKRFCLRNSRNLMHQPLIGGVMEGQATDLEIEAKEIIRLRERLYQIYADATGQDKDKIERDCDRNLWLDDEEMLKYGLIDKVLENMPRVAHHEKDD is encoded by the coding sequence ATGAGCGTTGAATCGAACTACCTGGTGCCCATCGTCATCGAGAAGACCGGCCGCGGCGAGCGGTCGTACGACATCTACTCGCGCCTGCTGAAGGACAGGATCATCTTCCTGGGCGGGCCGGTGATGGACGACATGGCCAACCTGATCGTGGCCCAGCTCCTGTTCCTGGCCAACGAAGACCCCGAGGGCGACGTGCACCTCTACGTCAACTCGCCCGGTGGCAGCGTCACCAGCGGCCTGGGCATCATCGACACGATGAACTTCATCCAGCCCGATGTGCGTACGTACATCATCGGCCAGGCGTCGAGCATGGGCTCGGTCATCGCCGCCAGCGGCGCGAAGGGCAAGCGCTTCTGCCTGCGCAACAGCCGCAACCTCATGCACCAGCCGCTCATCGGCGGCGTGATGGAGGGCCAGGCAACTGACCTGGAGATCGAGGCCAAGGAGATCATCCGCCTCCGCGAGCGCCTGTACCAGATCTACGCCGACGCGACGGGCCAGGACAAGGACAAGATCGAGCGCGACTGCGATCGAAACCTTTGGCTCGATGACGAAGAAATGCTCAAGTACGGGCTGATCGACAAGGTCCTCGAGAACATGCCGCGCGTCGCCCACCACGAGAAGGACGACTAG
- a CDS encoding ATP-dependent Clp protease proteolytic subunit, whose protein sequence is MPASAVSYQRTREMTIDELLLENRVVFLIGEINFASAARVMMQMLYLEDQKRGQQINFYINSPGGAVDDTLAIYDTMQFLSSPVATYCIGRAYSGGAVLLTAGEKGKRYILPHAKVMIHQPYGGVTGQAEDIRLQAEQIIKSKRALNEILANHTGQDAETIQRDSERDKYFSAEEAKAYGIVDEVLQHTKKSGG, encoded by the coding sequence ATGCCCGCATCGGCAGTTTCCTACCAGCGCACGCGTGAGATGACCATCGACGAGCTCTTGCTCGAGAATCGGGTCGTGTTCCTGATCGGTGAGATCAACTTCGCTTCGGCGGCCCGCGTCATGATGCAGATGCTGTACCTCGAAGACCAAAAGCGAGGCCAGCAGATCAACTTCTACATCAACAGCCCGGGCGGCGCCGTCGACGACACGCTGGCGATCTACGACACCATGCAGTTCCTCTCCAGCCCCGTCGCGACGTATTGCATCGGCCGCGCCTACTCGGGCGGGGCGGTGCTGCTGACCGCCGGCGAGAAGGGCAAGCGGTACATCCTGCCCCACGCCAAGGTCATGATCCACCAGCCCTACGGCGGCGTGACCGGCCAGGCCGAGGACATCCGCCTGCAGGCCGAGCAGATCATCAAGAGCAAGCGTGCGCTGAACGAGATCCTGGCCAATCACACCGGACAGGACGCCGAAACCATCCAGCGCGACAGCGAGCGCGACAAGTACTTCAGCGCCGAAGAGGCCAAGGCCTACGGCATCGTCGACGAGGTGCTCCAGCACACGAAGAAGTCCGGCGGCTGA
- a CDS encoding metallophosphoesterase family protein — protein sequence MPTAVISDMHGNATALRAVLADIEAKGVDRVVCLGDIVGYGPEPLACVDLVRERCAWSLMGNHDFAVLYEPTNFNPMAAGSAYWTREQFDAEPDEAKRTERYNFLGRLRVRVADADSPFGVPLLAVHGSPRRPINEYIFDKDVRDAPEKLEAIFERFEGACVVGHTHVPGVFTDEPDFYPPDELGDSGFKLREGEKIIINVGSVGQPRDGDPRACYAMLHEDRVEFHRVEYDVQDTADKIKAIAELDDYLGDRLFGGQ from the coding sequence TTGCCGACCGCCGTGATCAGCGACATGCACGGGAACGCCACCGCCCTGCGGGCCGTGCTGGCCGACATCGAGGCCAAGGGCGTCGATCGCGTCGTGTGCCTGGGCGACATCGTCGGGTATGGCCCCGAGCCGCTGGCCTGCGTCGATCTCGTCCGCGAACGGTGCGCCTGGTCGCTCATGGGCAACCACGACTTCGCGGTCCTCTACGAGCCCACGAACTTCAACCCCATGGCCGCCGGCTCGGCCTACTGGACGCGCGAGCAATTCGATGCGGAGCCCGACGAGGCCAAGCGCACCGAGCGGTACAACTTCCTGGGCCGGCTGCGAGTCCGCGTCGCCGACGCCGACTCGCCCTTCGGCGTGCCCCTGCTGGCGGTCCATGGCTCGCCCCGCCGGCCGATCAACGAGTACATCTTCGATAAGGACGTTCGCGACGCGCCCGAGAAGCTCGAGGCCATCTTCGAGCGCTTCGAGGGCGCCTGCGTGGTCGGCCACACGCACGTGCCGGGCGTCTTTACCGACGAGCCAGACTTCTACCCGCCCGACGAACTGGGCGATTCGGGCTTCAAGCTCCGCGAGGGCGAGAAGATCATCATCAACGTGGGCTCGGTCGGCCAGCCGCGCGACGGCGACCCCCGGGCCTGCTACGCGATGCTGCACGAGGATCGCGTGGAATTCCACCGCGTCGAGTACGACGTCCAGGACACCGCCGACAAGATCAAGGCCATCGCCGAGCTCGACGACTACCTGGGCGATCGCCTCTTTGGCGGGCAATAG
- the yidC gene encoding membrane protein insertase YidC: protein MAAPTKSIARILIPLSILVALGLLIALPVINQSGSGTGTTGQQQGQQEQPATPDTTPATDGASEEAADDEPVQADAGETAQPADEPTESPSPEPETQAPPPADMPAYRVLPALDPNAAMQPARIGGVDPEAFALELSFSPLGAGVERIELAGFSRKLGSADPVPVQETWNLPTVTGGTVRIVPFAAVAVEIDGQRVPIYTALDDAGVVQPAWNEVGPGRFDATIVDAQGTPVLTLERHYQADGTSHDFTLRHSARNLTDQPLDVRWITFGPAQLYQESQGYGGDKRRVRFGFVEPGNPNFVVGGDYMETIAAVSGKRDKQTGRYEASRRLWPTTQAENNGNRLAWAGLTNRYFGVAMHGVAEGDASAGSIPLLTPVESVSRVLLDTAARPNEPNYVLGLEVTSPAYEVPAGEASAHQIGIYAGPLSRSLITSNPSANAVMLRQLVQYTFGGPCGFCTFPWLAHILVWLLNLIHDYVTLDWALAIIILVLIVRTVLHPVTKWSQIRVQRFSHQMQQMAPKQKKIQEKYKSDPKRMQAEMAKLWREEGINPAGMLGCLPMFLQTPVWIALYASLYFAIELRHEAAFFGVFQMIGGWPFLADLAQPDSAIPLPQAVHFSLPLMGTITAINVLPLLLGVVFFVQQKYMMPPPSATMTPEQLAQQRMMKVMMVVMFPIFMYNAPSGLAVYFIANSALGIIEMRYIRAHINKNDLLTPKQRDPGKKTYMQRLMERAQQRQEMMQAARGQGPAKGPTSGALGARRKKTENRRKGRRP, encoded by the coding sequence ATGGCAGCACCGACCAAGAGCATCGCACGCATCCTGATCCCGCTCTCGATCCTGGTCGCCCTCGGCCTGCTCATCGCGCTGCCGGTGATCAACCAGAGCGGCAGCGGCACCGGAACGACCGGCCAACAGCAGGGCCAACAGGAACAACCAGCCACGCCCGACACGACGCCGGCGACCGATGGCGCATCCGAAGAGGCAGCCGACGACGAGCCGGTCCAGGCCGACGCCGGCGAGACCGCGCAGCCCGCGGACGAGCCGACCGAATCGCCCTCGCCCGAACCAGAGACGCAGGCCCCGCCCCCTGCCGACATGCCGGCGTACCGCGTGCTCCCGGCGCTCGATCCCAATGCCGCCATGCAGCCGGCCCGCATCGGCGGCGTCGACCCGGAGGCGTTCGCGCTCGAGCTTTCGTTCTCGCCCCTGGGCGCGGGCGTCGAGCGCATCGAGCTGGCCGGCTTCTCGCGCAAGCTGGGCTCGGCCGACCCCGTGCCCGTCCAAGAGACCTGGAACCTCCCCACCGTCACCGGTGGCACCGTTCGCATCGTGCCCTTCGCCGCCGTCGCCGTCGAGATCGACGGCCAACGCGTCCCGATCTACACGGCCCTCGACGATGCCGGCGTGGTGCAGCCCGCGTGGAACGAGGTCGGGCCCGGCCGATTCGACGCAACCATCGTGGACGCCCAGGGCACGCCCGTGCTCACGCTGGAGCGCCACTACCAGGCCGACGGCACGAGCCACGACTTCACGCTCCGCCACTCGGCCCGCAACCTGACCGACCAGCCCCTCGACGTCCGCTGGATCACCTTCGGCCCCGCCCAGCTCTACCAAGAGAGCCAGGGCTACGGCGGCGACAAGCGGCGCGTGCGCTTCGGTTTCGTCGAGCCAGGCAACCCCAACTTCGTCGTCGGCGGCGACTACATGGAGACGATCGCGGCCGTCTCGGGCAAGCGCGACAAGCAGACCGGGCGCTACGAAGCCTCTCGCAGGCTCTGGCCCACGACCCAGGCCGAGAACAACGGGAACCGGCTCGCCTGGGCCGGCCTGACCAATCGCTACTTCGGCGTGGCGATGCACGGCGTGGCCGAGGGCGATGCCTCTGCGGGCTCGATCCCGCTGCTGACGCCGGTCGAGTCGGTATCGCGCGTGCTGCTCGATACGGCCGCCCGCCCCAATGAGCCCAACTACGTGCTGGGTCTCGAAGTCACCAGCCCGGCCTACGAGGTGCCTGCGGGAGAGGCATCGGCGCACCAGATCGGCATCTACGCGGGCCCCCTCTCCCGCTCGCTCATCACGTCGAACCCGTCGGCGAACGCCGTCATGCTCCGGCAGCTCGTGCAGTACACGTTCGGCGGTCCCTGCGGCTTCTGCACGTTCCCGTGGCTGGCCCACATCCTGGTGTGGCTGCTGAACCTCATCCACGACTACGTCACGCTCGACTGGGCGCTGGCCATCATCATCCTCGTGCTGATCGTCCGAACGGTGCTGCATCCGGTGACCAAGTGGAGCCAGATCCGCGTGCAGCGGTTCAGCCACCAGATGCAGCAGATGGCGCCCAAGCAGAAGAAGATCCAGGAGAAGTACAAGAGCGATCCCAAGCGCATGCAGGCCGAGATGGCCAAGCTCTGGCGCGAGGAGGGCATCAACCCCGCCGGCATGCTGGGCTGCCTGCCCATGTTCCTGCAGACGCCCGTGTGGATCGCGCTGTATGCCTCGCTCTACTTCGCCATTGAGCTGCGCCACGAGGCGGCCTTCTTCGGCGTCTTCCAGATGATCGGCGGCTGGCCCTTCCTGGCCGACCTCGCCCAGCCAGACAGCGCCATCCCGCTGCCCCAGGCGGTGCACTTCTCCCTGCCGCTGATGGGCACGATCACGGCGATCAACGTGCTGCCGCTGCTGCTGGGCGTGGTGTTCTTCGTGCAGCAGAAGTACATGATGCCGCCGCCCAGCGCCACCATGACGCCCGAGCAGCTGGCCCAGCAGCGCATGATGAAGGTCATGATGGTCGTGATGTTCCCGATCTTCATGTACAACGCGCCCAGCGGCCTGGCGGTCTACTTCATCGCCAACTCGGCCCTGGGCATCATCGAAATGCGCTACATCCGCGCCCACATCAACAAGAACGACCTGCTCACCCCCAAGCAGCGCGACCCGGGCAAGAAGACCTACATGCAGCGCCTCATGGAACGCGCCCAGCAGCGCCAGGAGATGATGCAGGCCGCCCGAGGCCAGGGGCCCGCCAAGGGCCCGACCAGCGGCGCGCTGGGCGCCCGGCGAAAGAAGACCGAAAACCGCCGAAAGGGCCGCCGGCCCTGA
- a CDS encoding GTPase, producing MDTTSTIVAPATPMASGARAVVRLSGRGAFDAIDAIAVSPIDRRRGVGPIRLKLPTGALPTLAVRLPGPRSYTGEDTVELLPPGSPTLVAMIARLLLGQPGVRHAEAGEFSARAYLNGRLTLEQAEGVAATIAAGTDAQLEASHRLLSGQSGRRYAEMVDELASLLALVEAAADFSEEEHVVPIAAGTLHDRLRSLRDELEAERTGKRGKESQSARPLVVLAGAPNAGKTSLFNALLGRTRSVVSEMEHATRDAVVEPLRLEHPSIGTIDCELADLPGLQDRSVIELDADEGASVQSVIDAALERADLVLWCDPEGLFNGPDTAPQAMLVRTKADEVDVEAGGTIAVSVRSGLNLDSLRLAMAETIDHARQDAGAGLLPRHHALASAAVDSLGRAIASVAADPPDGLPAEGELVAAEMRLALDALGELGGRVSPDEVLGRIFASFCVGK from the coding sequence ATGGACACGACGTCGACCATCGTGGCCCCGGCAACGCCCATGGCCTCCGGCGCACGCGCGGTCGTGCGCCTCTCGGGGCGCGGCGCGTTCGACGCCATCGATGCGATCGCTGTCTCCCCGATCGACCGCCGCCGGGGCGTCGGCCCGATCCGTCTGAAACTGCCGACCGGAGCGCTGCCCACGCTCGCCGTCCGCCTGCCCGGCCCGCGCTCGTACACCGGCGAAGACACCGTCGAGCTGTTGCCCCCTGGCTCGCCCACGCTCGTGGCGATGATCGCCCGGCTGCTGCTTGGGCAACCCGGCGTGCGCCACGCCGAGGCCGGCGAGTTCAGCGCCCGGGCCTACCTCAACGGCCGGCTAACACTGGAACAGGCCGAAGGCGTGGCGGCCACGATCGCTGCTGGCACCGACGCCCAGCTGGAGGCCTCCCACCGCCTGCTCTCGGGCCAATCGGGACGCCGATACGCCGAGATGGTCGACGAGCTGGCATCGCTGCTCGCGCTGGTCGAGGCGGCGGCCGACTTCAGCGAGGAAGAACACGTCGTGCCCATCGCCGCCGGCACGCTGCACGATCGATTGCGTTCGCTGCGCGACGAGCTCGAGGCCGAACGTACCGGCAAGCGTGGCAAGGAGAGCCAGTCGGCAAGGCCGCTGGTCGTGCTCGCGGGCGCGCCCAACGCGGGTAAGACCAGCCTGTTCAACGCCCTGCTCGGGCGCACGCGTTCGGTGGTCTCCGAAATGGAGCACGCCACGCGCGACGCCGTCGTCGAGCCGCTCCGCCTCGAGCATCCATCGATCGGCACCATCGATTGCGAGCTGGCCGACCTGCCCGGCCTGCAGGATCGATCCGTCATCGAACTCGACGCCGACGAGGGAGCCAGCGTGCAGTCGGTCATCGACGCGGCGTTGGAGCGGGCGGATCTCGTGTTGTGGTGCGATCCCGAGGGCTTGTTCAACGGGCCCGACACCGCGCCGCAAGCGATGCTCGTGCGCACGAAGGCGGACGAGGTCGATGTGGAGGCCGGAGGAACCATCGCCGTCAGTGTGCGCTCCGGGCTGAACCTCGACTCGCTCCGCCTGGCGATGGCCGAAACCATCGACCACGCCCGCCAGGACGCCGGCGCCGGCCTGCTGCCGCGGCACCACGCGCTCGCGAGTGCCGCCGTTGACTCGCTCGGGCGGGCGATCGCGTCGGTCGCGGCCGATCCGCCCGACGGCCTGCCCGCCGAAGGCGAGCTGGTGGCGGCCGAGATGCGCCTGGCCCTGGACGCCCTTGGAGAGCTTGGTGGAAGGGTCTCGCCCGACGAGGTGCTGGGACGGATCTTCGCCAGCTTCTGCGTGGGCAAGTAG
- the aroC gene encoding chorismate synthase has product MPTLDYQTAGESHGPGMLTIVTGMPAGVPIDTDAINRELARRQGGYGRGGRQRIETDTIEFLSGVRMGTTLGSPIAMRVANKDSRMDDAERTPPVYRPRPGHADLAGSLKWLTTDCRGTLERASARETAARVAAGALARGLLGFFGISVFGFVRSVGTARTEAAIRPEDHAALLEARDASETYCPDAEATKLQIDIIRQAKVDKDTAGGLCEVHVFGMPPGLGSCVDWRLKLDARIAYAVMGIQAFKSVEMGMGRRVSELPGSQVHDPIRFDRSKADGPSLGFVRDTNNAGGIEGGMTNGQPVVVTGAMKPISTLLRGMPSIDLNTKEAQQSDYERSDVCAVSAASVVMENVVAFEIARAFLDKTGGDSLTEVQAHHEAYMDLVKILPIEPPITTIARDD; this is encoded by the coding sequence ATGCCGACACTCGACTACCAGACCGCCGGAGAGAGCCACGGCCCGGGCATGCTCACGATCGTGACGGGGATGCCCGCGGGCGTGCCGATCGATACCGACGCGATCAACCGAGAGCTCGCACGGCGTCAGGGCGGCTACGGACGTGGCGGGCGGCAGCGCATCGAGACCGACACCATCGAGTTCTTGAGCGGCGTCCGCATGGGCACGACGCTGGGCTCGCCCATCGCGATGCGCGTGGCCAACAAGGACTCGCGCATGGACGACGCCGAGCGCACGCCGCCGGTCTATCGCCCAAGGCCCGGCCACGCCGACCTGGCGGGCTCGCTCAAGTGGCTGACGACCGATTGCCGGGGAACGCTGGAGCGCGCGAGCGCCCGCGAGACGGCGGCGCGCGTGGCGGCGGGGGCGCTCGCCCGCGGCCTGCTGGGGTTCTTCGGCATCTCCGTGTTCGGCTTCGTCCGCAGCGTCGGCACGGCGCGCACCGAGGCGGCGATCCGACCGGAGGATCACGCGGCGCTGCTCGAGGCCCGCGACGCGAGCGAGACGTATTGCCCTGATGCCGAGGCAACGAAGTTGCAGATCGACATCATCCGTCAGGCCAAGGTCGACAAGGACACCGCCGGCGGGCTGTGCGAGGTGCACGTCTTCGGCATGCCTCCGGGGCTGGGCAGTTGTGTTGATTGGCGGCTGAAGCTCGATGCCCGGATCGCCTACGCCGTCATGGGCATCCAGGCGTTCAAGAGCGTCGAGATGGGTATGGGCCGCCGCGTAAGCGAGTTGCCCGGCTCGCAGGTGCACGACCCGATCCGCTTCGACCGGTCGAAGGCCGACGGGCCCTCGCTGGGTTTCGTGCGAGACACGAACAACGCGGGCGGAATCGAGGGCGGCATGACCAACGGCCAGCCGGTGGTCGTGACGGGTGCGATGAAGCCGATCTCCACGCTCCTGCGCGGCATGCCGTCCATCGACCTGAACACCAAGGAAGCCCAGCAGAGCGACTACGAGCGCAGCGACGTGTGCGCCGTCTCGGCCGCCAGCGTCGTGATGGAGAACGTCGTCGCCTTCGAGATCGCCCGCGCGTTCCTCGACAAGACCGGGGGCGATTCGCTCACCGAGGTGCAGGCGCACCACGAGGCGTACATGGACTTGGTGAAGATCCTGCCGATCGAGCCGCCGATCACGACGATCGCGCGCGACGACTGA